A section of the Halopiger aswanensis genome encodes:
- a CDS encoding phosphate uptake regulator PhoU, with translation METRKVQVTGGSTYTVSLPKDWATDNDISSGTIVEIFSEDDTLLVTPKSDTNHQEGTLDVSTLANEQLVRAVLTMYVSGFDVIRLEANRITTEQRRAIRSAIQGLIGVEVVEEQTDCVVVQDLLDSSELSIVNAVTRMRLIATSMLADAVTALVENDDDIAHDVIDRDDDVDRLFLVVSRIFRATLRSPRAAEELGLPREDCFDYHSSARQLERVADHAVKISNLALKLEEIPEDVADPLLELHADVENILETSMDALFAEDGDEATAQSHDALEAVPEIDEHTRRIDDILRDLDPVLAQSLGLILDSLSRSADYGGNVAETALQKAAPRP, from the coding sequence ATGGAGACACGCAAGGTCCAGGTGACCGGTGGGTCGACGTACACCGTCTCGTTGCCGAAGGACTGGGCGACCGACAACGACATCAGCAGCGGTACCATCGTCGAGATCTTTTCCGAGGACGACACGCTCCTCGTCACGCCGAAAAGCGACACGAACCATCAGGAGGGTACGCTCGACGTCTCCACGCTCGCGAACGAACAACTCGTTCGCGCCGTCCTCACGATGTACGTCAGCGGTTTCGACGTCATCCGCCTCGAGGCGAACCGGATTACGACCGAACAACGACGGGCGATCCGCAGTGCGATTCAGGGACTCATCGGCGTCGAGGTCGTCGAGGAACAGACCGACTGCGTCGTCGTGCAGGACCTCCTCGATTCGTCGGAGCTGTCGATCGTCAACGCCGTCACGCGCATGCGACTGATCGCGACCTCGATGCTCGCCGACGCCGTCACCGCCTTAGTCGAAAACGACGACGACATCGCTCACGACGTTATCGACCGCGACGACGACGTCGACCGGCTCTTCCTCGTCGTCTCGCGGATCTTCCGGGCGACGCTGCGCTCACCGCGAGCCGCCGAGGAACTCGGGCTCCCCCGCGAGGACTGCTTCGACTACCACTCGAGCGCCCGCCAACTCGAGCGCGTCGCGGACCACGCCGTCAAGATTAGCAACCTCGCGCTCAAACTCGAGGAGATCCCCGAAGACGTCGCCGATCCGCTCCTGGAACTGCACGCTGACGTCGAGAACATCCTCGAGACGTCGATGGACGCGCTGTTCGCCGAAGACGGCGACGAGGCGACCGCACAGAGCCACGACGCCCTCGAGGCCGTGCCGGAGATCGACGAACACACCCGCCGAATCGACGATATCCTCCGCGATCTCGATCCGGTGTTAGCCCAGTCGCTCGGCTTGATCCTCGACTCGCTGTCCCGGAGCGCCGACTACGGCGGGAACGTCGCCGAGACGGCGCTGCAGAAGGCCGCGCCGCGGCCCTAA
- the fdhF gene encoding formate dehydrogenase subunit alpha, whose translation MSSEDPASHVDDVETERRSTPVERLPSVPEVTDPRPSTPLTEQFETGTANDPDVRSAGTDPTALDAADASDDGDSTTLEIDGTPVTVPPGSTIIDAIEAAEPADEIAALCYYDRDTEQADAIGPRGECRTCTVHTEGHGLVPACSFPAEDGLTVRTDQDDAAEAREVNLDLQLSDHNLRCTTCGQNGRCELQDTSIEQGVEEPRWGVFEDRDEYEPLDDTSPAIQIDRNKCILCNRCVEACNDVQVEGVLRMEGNGQDTRIAFQNGEETFDESTCVSCGHCATVCPTGALVEQGLTDIATIPLPGFTQENSIGKVLESPKAETADVTEAPNRDLPYDTGGRTGATAATEDEDLSGVARYMSVARARAGNAKRHASDTVRRAGDRALEEFEHVSEEIASEAMPVGRLFDVATTIGDVRLSRVTKAETTCNYCAVGCRFELYGKDGEVVGVRPVEPDSAPANDFSTCVKGKFGYDYVDADDRLETPLIRKDDAPDGPVGRDGFREASWEEALERVYEGLSAIKDEHGPESLSVISSSKTTNEENFLNQKFARQVLGTPHVDNCARLCHSSTVAALKQTVGYGAMTNRINEDVGKTDCYLVTGSNTTESHPVLATRIKQNVRDGADLIVFDPREIGLAEHADQYVRTTPGEDVAWINGMIRYIVENDLHDEEFVEKRTKHFDNLKEKVEPFTPEQVEELTAVPAEELTKAAETIATADTCIFGWAMGLTQHTTGTRNVLAIADLALVTGNLGKPRAGLSPFRGQNNVQGGGGDMGPAPHNLPGYQDLGDEDVLDKFKAEWGERPPNDVGLRLPEQFHAITDGDLRGTFIMGENPVLSEPDIDNARRALEELEFLAVQDIFLTESAEYADVVLPAASAAEKSGTFTNTERRIQRVRPAVEPPGEAKADRKILEQLARRFGYDWDYDGPADVMEEINQLVPIYGGVTYERLEEQTKGIQWPCFDADDPGTPYLYEDEFNFEDGKARFVPADYANPPEMPDEEYPLTLSSGRVLYHWHTGTMTRRVGTLMNHVPESFVTIHPEMAEPLGIEDQEYVRVQSRQGEIVVKANVEGTSDPGVVFIPMHFPQGAINELTEHELDPTSFIPQYKVTSVRVTPLDVPPEEAANVVSPTPGQLEGQGGDPEDVGGRQADD comes from the coding sequence ATGAGTAGCGAGGATCCGGCGAGTCACGTCGACGACGTCGAAACCGAGCGGCGATCGACACCGGTCGAGCGACTGCCGTCGGTGCCCGAGGTAACCGATCCGCGGCCGAGCACGCCGCTGACCGAGCAGTTCGAGACCGGGACGGCGAACGATCCCGACGTGAGATCGGCCGGTACCGATCCCACTGCGCTGGACGCGGCCGACGCGTCCGACGACGGGGACTCGACGACGCTCGAGATCGACGGGACGCCGGTCACGGTCCCGCCTGGATCGACGATTATCGACGCCATCGAAGCAGCGGAGCCGGCCGACGAAATCGCCGCACTCTGCTACTACGATCGGGATACCGAGCAGGCCGACGCGATCGGGCCCCGCGGCGAGTGCCGGACCTGTACCGTCCACACCGAGGGACACGGGCTCGTGCCGGCCTGCTCGTTCCCGGCCGAGGACGGGCTCACGGTCCGGACCGATCAGGACGATGCGGCCGAAGCGCGGGAGGTCAATCTGGACCTCCAGCTATCCGACCACAACCTCCGCTGTACGACCTGCGGGCAGAACGGCCGCTGCGAACTGCAGGACACCTCGATCGAGCAGGGCGTCGAGGAGCCCCGCTGGGGCGTCTTCGAGGACCGCGACGAGTACGAACCGCTGGACGATACCTCGCCGGCCATCCAGATCGACCGCAACAAGTGCATCCTCTGTAACCGCTGCGTCGAGGCCTGCAACGACGTGCAGGTCGAGGGCGTCCTCCGCATGGAGGGCAACGGCCAGGACACTCGCATCGCCTTCCAGAACGGCGAGGAAACCTTCGACGAGTCCACCTGCGTCTCCTGCGGCCACTGTGCGACCGTCTGTCCGACCGGCGCCCTCGTCGAGCAGGGGCTGACCGACATCGCGACGATCCCGCTCCCCGGCTTCACCCAAGAAAATTCGATCGGGAAGGTACTCGAGAGCCCGAAAGCCGAGACGGCCGACGTGACGGAAGCGCCGAACCGCGACCTGCCGTACGACACGGGCGGAAGAACGGGTGCCACGGCCGCGACCGAAGACGAGGACCTGTCCGGCGTCGCCCGCTACATGTCCGTCGCGAGGGCTCGAGCCGGAAACGCCAAGCGCCACGCGAGCGACACCGTTCGGCGGGCCGGCGACCGCGCGCTCGAGGAGTTCGAACACGTCTCCGAGGAAATCGCCAGCGAGGCGATGCCGGTCGGTCGCCTGTTCGACGTCGCGACGACGATCGGCGATGTCCGTCTCTCGCGGGTCACGAAGGCCGAGACGACCTGCAACTACTGCGCCGTCGGCTGTCGGTTCGAACTCTACGGGAAGGACGGCGAGGTCGTCGGTGTCCGGCCCGTCGAGCCAGATTCGGCGCCGGCGAACGACTTCTCGACCTGCGTCAAAGGCAAGTTCGGCTACGACTACGTCGACGCCGACGACCGCCTCGAGACGCCCCTGATCCGCAAGGACGACGCACCGGACGGCCCGGTTGGTCGCGACGGGTTCCGCGAAGCGTCGTGGGAAGAAGCGCTCGAGCGGGTCTACGAGGGGCTCTCCGCAATCAAGGACGAACACGGCCCCGAATCCCTCTCGGTCATCTCCTCCTCGAAGACGACCAACGAGGAGAACTTCCTCAACCAGAAGTTCGCCCGGCAGGTGCTGGGCACGCCCCACGTCGACAACTGCGCGCGGCTCTGTCACTCTTCGACGGTGGCCGCGCTGAAACAGACCGTCGGCTACGGCGCGATGACCAACCGAATCAACGAGGACGTCGGGAAGACCGACTGCTACCTCGTCACCGGCTCCAATACGACCGAATCCCATCCCGTCCTCGCGACCCGCATCAAGCAGAACGTCCGCGACGGCGCGGACCTGATCGTCTTCGACCCGCGCGAGATCGGCCTGGCCGAGCACGCCGACCAGTACGTCCGGACGACGCCCGGCGAGGACGTCGCCTGGATCAACGGAATGATTCGGTACATCGTCGAGAACGACCTCCACGACGAGGAATTCGTCGAGAAGCGAACGAAACATTTCGACAACTTAAAAGAGAAAGTCGAGCCGTTCACGCCCGAGCAGGTCGAGGAGCTGACGGCCGTTCCCGCCGAGGAACTGACGAAAGCCGCCGAGACGATCGCCACCGCGGACACCTGCATCTTCGGCTGGGCGATGGGGCTGACCCAGCACACCACAGGGACGCGCAACGTGCTGGCCATCGCCGATCTCGCGCTGGTGACCGGCAACCTCGGCAAACCCCGCGCCGGTCTCTCGCCGTTCCGCGGCCAGAACAACGTCCAGGGCGGCGGGGGCGACATGGGTCCGGCGCCGCACAACCTGCCGGGCTACCAGGATCTGGGCGACGAGGACGTGCTCGACAAATTCAAAGCGGAGTGGGGCGAGCGCCCGCCGAACGACGTCGGGCTCCGGCTCCCCGAACAGTTCCACGCCATCACCGACGGCGACCTTCGCGGCACCTTCATCATGGGCGAGAACCCCGTCCTCTCGGAGCCCGACATCGACAACGCCCGGCGGGCGCTCGAGGAACTCGAGTTTCTCGCGGTTCAGGACATCTTCCTGACCGAGTCGGCCGAGTACGCCGACGTCGTCCTGCCGGCCGCCTCCGCCGCCGAGAAGTCGGGAACCTTCACCAACACGGAGCGGCGCATCCAGCGGGTCCGGCCCGCGGTCGAGCCGCCGGGCGAGGCGAAGGCCGACCGAAAGATCCTCGAGCAACTCGCCCGCCGGTTCGGTTACGACTGGGACTACGACGGCCCGGCCGACGTGATGGAGGAGATCAACCAGCTAGTGCCGATCTACGGCGGCGTCACCTACGAGCGCCTCGAAGAGCAAACGAAGGGGATCCAGTGGCCCTGCTTCGACGCGGACGATCCCGGCACGCCGTACCTCTACGAGGACGAGTTCAATTTCGAGGACGGGAAGGCGCGGTTCGTCCCCGCAGACTACGCGAATCCGCCGGAGATGCCCGACGAGGAGTACCCGCTCACCCTCTCTTCGGGTCGCGTGCTCTACCACTGGCACACGGGCACGATGACCCGCCGCGTCGGGACGCTGATGAACCACGTCCCCGAGAGCTTCGTGACGATCCACCCCGAGATGGCCGAGCCGTTGGGTATCGAGGATCAGGAGTACGTCCGCGTCCAGTCCCGCCAGGGGGAGATCGTCGTGAAGGCGAACGTCGAGGGGACGTCCGATCCCGGCGTCGTCTTCATCCCGATGCACTTCCCGCAGGGCGCGATCAACGAACTCACCGAGCACGAACTCGACCCGACATCGTTCATCCCGCAGTACAAGGTGACGAGCGTCCGCGTCACGCCGCTGGACGTTCCGCCCGAGGAGGCGGCCAACGTGGTTTCGCCGACGCCGGGCCAACTCGAGGGCCAGGGTGGCGACCCCGAAGACGTCGGCGGACGGCAGGCCGACGACTGA
- a CDS encoding DMT family transporter — protein MSGIDREVAPYAALAVAVFAASTSAILVRWSEAPSSVAAFYRVLFTTAIVAPVALLRHRGEFARLSRSDLAGAVVAGVALAVHFAAWFESLNYTSVAASVTLVQTQPIFVALGAGLVLGERISRETVLGIAVAVVGAAAMSFGDAGQAPLADATALGNALALLGAVTVAGYVLAGRSIRQRVSLFPYVTVVYTACAATLFLVVGAQGHDYVAYPAREWLLFLGMAVGPGVFGHTVVNWTLKHLESVVVSVAWLGEPLGSALLAALLLAEIPDGITVVGGLVVLAGIYVTTIERERERDGPKTESPTD, from the coding sequence GTGTCCGGAATCGACCGCGAGGTGGCGCCCTACGCCGCGCTCGCCGTCGCCGTGTTCGCCGCGAGTACGAGCGCGATCCTCGTCCGGTGGAGCGAGGCGCCGAGTTCGGTCGCGGCGTTCTACCGGGTGCTGTTTACGACGGCGATCGTCGCGCCGGTCGCCCTCCTGCGACACCGCGGGGAGTTCGCACGACTTTCGCGATCCGATCTCGCCGGGGCCGTCGTCGCCGGCGTGGCACTGGCCGTTCACTTCGCGGCCTGGTTCGAGAGCCTCAACTACACGAGCGTCGCCGCCAGCGTGACTCTCGTCCAGACCCAGCCGATCTTCGTCGCGCTCGGCGCCGGACTCGTTCTCGGCGAACGGATCAGCCGCGAGACGGTGCTGGGGATCGCCGTCGCCGTCGTCGGCGCCGCCGCGATGTCGTTCGGCGACGCCGGGCAGGCGCCGCTGGCCGACGCGACGGCGCTCGGCAACGCGCTGGCGCTGCTCGGCGCGGTCACCGTCGCGGGCTACGTCCTCGCCGGCCGGTCGATCCGCCAGCGCGTCTCGCTGTTTCCCTACGTGACCGTCGTCTACACCGCCTGTGCGGCAACCCTGTTCCTCGTCGTCGGCGCGCAGGGCCACGACTACGTCGCTTACCCCGCTCGCGAGTGGCTGCTCTTCCTCGGGATGGCCGTCGGCCCCGGCGTCTTCGGCCACACGGTCGTCAACTGGACGCTGAAGCACCTCGAGTCGGTCGTCGTCAGCGTCGCCTGGCTGGGCGAGCCACTCGGGTCGGCGCTGCTGGCGGCCCTCCTGCTGGCTGAGATTCCTGACGGGATCACGGTCGTCGGTGGCCTCGTCGTCCTCGCAGGGATCTACGTCACGACGATCGAACGGGAGCGGGAGCGGGACGGACCCAAGACGGAGTCGCCGACTGACTGA
- a CDS encoding LPXTG cell wall anchor domain-containing protein, whose protein sequence is MFDDRPPAETVRSTSEAAPAPGRDDSSRSALLAGALVLALLLVGIVLGVRRREEPGLEPPF, encoded by the coding sequence ATGTTCGACGATCGCCCGCCGGCCGAAACCGTCCGGTCGACGTCCGAGGCCGCTCCTGCTCCCGGCCGCGACGACAGCTCGAGATCGGCGCTCCTCGCGGGGGCGCTTGTCCTTGCGCTGCTCCTCGTCGGAATCGTCCTCGGTGTCCGCCGACGGGAGGAGCCGGGCCTCGAGCCACCGTTCTGA
- a CDS encoding nitrous oxide reductase accessory protein NosL — MTRLEGAGESEDGPITRRRLLGAAGAGTALVAGCLGGGTEEDSGVEGHSDDAAADGGENRYGESLVDHPGDEPIAFVDGQQCPVCRMTPASYGGWHCQLAHENGEGAVFDTPGCLFAYYAYQPVEAPVTAGWVMGIEAGDLIDATEAHYVLVTDKRATADEPMGPNPRPFADREDAVAYLEDWDAEELTEDDVISLSDVGQEHAEIYRGNRLP, encoded by the coding sequence ATGACTCGACTCGAGGGAGCGGGTGAAAGCGAGGACGGCCCCATTACGCGGCGACGACTCCTCGGCGCAGCGGGCGCCGGAACGGCGCTCGTTGCGGGTTGTCTCGGCGGCGGAACCGAAGAAGACTCGGGAGTCGAGGGACACAGCGACGACGCGGCGGCCGACGGGGGCGAAAACCGCTACGGGGAGAGCCTCGTCGACCACCCCGGCGACGAGCCGATCGCGTTCGTCGACGGCCAGCAGTGTCCGGTCTGTCGCATGACGCCCGCCTCGTATGGGGGCTGGCACTGCCAACTCGCCCACGAAAACGGCGAGGGCGCCGTCTTCGACACGCCGGGCTGTCTGTTCGCGTACTACGCCTACCAACCGGTCGAGGCACCCGTCACCGCCGGCTGGGTGATGGGCATCGAAGCGGGCGACCTGATCGACGCCACCGAGGCCCACTACGTGCTCGTCACCGACAAGCGAGCGACCGCCGACGAACCGATGGGCCCCAACCCGCGCCCGTTCGCCGACCGCGAGGACGCCGTCGCCTACCTCGAGGACTGGGACGCGGAGGAGTTGACCGAGGACGACGTGATCTCCCTTTCCGACGTCGGTCAGGAGCACGCCGAAATCTACCGCGGAAACCGGCTGCCGTAG
- a CDS encoding SRPBCC family protein encodes MPTYERRTRVDAPLEDVWDFHSQVSGLEALTPDWMRLRVESVVGPDGSPDPDVLEAGSEVTLSVRPCGMGPRQRWISVITERERDDGTAYFRDEMVDGPFEEWTHTHAFYADGEATIVRDRVEYELPLGPLGPLGAAATPFSSLGFEAMFRDRHRRTRALLE; translated from the coding sequence ATGCCCACCTACGAACGACGAACTCGAGTCGACGCGCCGCTCGAGGACGTCTGGGATTTCCACTCGCAGGTCTCCGGCCTCGAGGCACTGACGCCGGACTGGATGCGACTTCGCGTCGAATCCGTCGTCGGCCCCGACGGCAGCCCCGACCCCGACGTGCTCGAGGCCGGCTCGGAAGTGACGCTCTCGGTTCGGCCGTGCGGGATGGGACCGCGCCAACGGTGGATCTCGGTCATCACGGAGCGCGAACGGGACGACGGGACGGCCTACTTCCGCGACGAGATGGTCGACGGGCCGTTCGAGGAGTGGACCCATACGCACGCGTTCTACGCCGACGGCGAGGCGACGATCGTCCGGGACCGCGTCGAGTACGAACTCCCGCTGGGCCCGCTCGGTCCGCTCGGCGCGGCCGCGACGCCGTTCTCGTCGCTCGGCTTCGAAGCGATGTTTCGGGATCGCCACCGGCGGACGCGAGCCCTGCTCGAGTAG
- the msrA gene encoding peptide-methionine (S)-S-oxide reductase MsrA, producing the protein MERATFGGGCFWCVEAAFKELDGVESVTSGYAGGHTENPTYEAVCSGETGHAEVVQIEYDPDAIAYEDLLEVFFTIHDPTTKDREGPDVGSQYRSAIYAHDEEQLETAERFAAELENEGLYEGIVTEIEPLETFYEAEEYHQDYFEKNPNDAYCTMHAAPKVEKVREKFADDVAATQ; encoded by the coding sequence ATGGAACGAGCAACGTTCGGCGGCGGCTGTTTCTGGTGCGTCGAAGCGGCCTTCAAGGAACTGGACGGCGTCGAATCGGTGACCTCCGGCTACGCGGGCGGCCATACGGAGAACCCCACCTACGAGGCGGTCTGTTCGGGCGAAACCGGCCACGCCGAGGTCGTCCAGATCGAGTACGACCCCGACGCGATCGCCTACGAGGACCTGCTCGAGGTCTTCTTCACGATCCACGACCCGACGACGAAGGACCGCGAGGGCCCCGACGTCGGCTCGCAGTACCGGTCGGCGATCTACGCCCACGACGAGGAGCAACTCGAGACGGCCGAGCGGTTCGCCGCGGAACTCGAGAACGAAGGGCTCTACGAGGGGATCGTGACCGAGATCGAACCGCTCGAGACGTTCTACGAGGCCGAGGAGTACCACCAGGACTACTTCGAGAAGAACCCCAACGACGCGTACTGTACGATGCACGCGGCGCCGAAGGTCGAGAAGGTTCGCGAGAAGTTCGCCGACGACGTCGCCGCGACGCAGTAA
- a CDS encoding alpha/beta fold hydrolase has product MLSIQTAAPPALRSDTGTLPDDHPYASVGDGSRALVVLPGVGDSMFPGTYPPFTGWAIAPYFARYLREHTVYVLSRPRGLPAGYDAADAVESHARALEAIADSHVGIDVLGVSMGGQIGQALAAQQPELVDRLVLANSAHRIGDGARETVREFQVAARNRDWASIRSGLATAMFTDGRAVAYPLFLRTVGRPLQPRPADPSDVRRSLQFVLEFDGRDLLSTVEPPVLLVGGDRDPVFPPERTRATVERLPNGDLELIPGAKHGAFHERKATFDSRVQEFLEATDPS; this is encoded by the coding sequence ATGCTGTCGATACAAACCGCCGCGCCGCCGGCGCTCCGCAGTGATACCGGCACGCTCCCCGACGACCACCCCTACGCCAGCGTCGGGGACGGCTCGAGAGCGCTCGTCGTCCTGCCGGGCGTCGGCGATTCGATGTTTCCCGGCACCTATCCGCCGTTTACTGGGTGGGCGATCGCGCCGTACTTTGCCCGCTATCTCCGGGAGCACACGGTCTACGTTCTCAGCCGTCCGCGCGGACTCCCGGCGGGCTACGACGCGGCCGACGCCGTCGAATCGCACGCCCGTGCTCTCGAGGCGATCGCCGACTCGCACGTCGGCATCGACGTGCTCGGCGTGTCGATGGGCGGCCAGATCGGGCAGGCGCTGGCCGCCCAACAGCCGGAACTGGTCGACCGGCTCGTTCTCGCGAACAGCGCCCACCGGATCGGCGACGGCGCGCGGGAGACGGTCCGGGAGTTCCAGGTCGCGGCCCGCAACCGCGACTGGGCGTCGATCCGATCCGGGCTCGCGACGGCGATGTTCACCGACGGCCGGGCGGTCGCGTACCCCCTGTTCCTCAGGACGGTCGGGCGTCCCCTCCAGCCGCGACCCGCCGATCCGTCCGACGTCCGCCGCTCGCTGCAGTTCGTCCTCGAGTTCGACGGCCGGGATCTCTTGTCGACGGTCGAACCGCCGGTGCTCCTCGTCGGCGGCGACCGCGACCCGGTCTTCCCGCCCGAACGAACTCGAGCGACGGTCGAACGGCTCCCGAACGGCGACCTCGAGTTGATTCCGGGCGCCAAACACGGCGCCTTCCACGAGCGGAAGGCCACCTTCGACTCGCGCGTGCAGGAGTTTCTCGAGGCGACGGACCCGTCGTAA
- a CDS encoding 2,5-diamino-6-(ribosylamino)-4(3H)-pyrimidinone 5'-phosphate reductase, producing MHVVVNAAMSADGKLSSRRREQIAISGEADFERVDRLRADSDAVVVGVGTVLADDPRLTVKDDDLRAQRVEDGEPANPARVVVDSKARTPADAELLEDDAETYVCVSEAAPVDRRMDLANRGAELVTAGDDRVDLLRAFATLQEAGLERIMVEGGGELIFSLFEAGLVDELRVFVGPKVIGGRDAPTLADGEGFVADFPTLELESVERLDDGVLLTWLAGGQ from the coding sequence ATGCACGTCGTCGTCAACGCCGCCATGAGCGCGGACGGGAAGCTCTCCTCGAGACGCCGGGAACAGATCGCGATCAGCGGCGAGGCCGATTTCGAGCGCGTCGACCGACTCCGGGCCGACAGCGACGCCGTCGTCGTCGGCGTCGGCACCGTCCTCGCGGACGATCCGCGCCTCACCGTCAAGGACGACGACCTGCGCGCGCAGCGAGTCGAAGACGGCGAACCCGCGAATCCGGCCCGCGTCGTCGTCGACTCGAAGGCGCGAACGCCGGCGGATGCCGAACTCCTCGAGGACGACGCCGAAACCTACGTCTGTGTCAGCGAAGCCGCGCCCGTCGACCGGCGGATGGATCTGGCGAACCGCGGCGCCGAACTCGTCACCGCGGGCGACGACCGCGTCGACCTCCTGCGCGCGTTCGCGACGCTGCAGGAAGCCGGCCTCGAGCGCATCATGGTCGAGGGCGGCGGCGAACTCATCTTCTCGCTGTTCGAGGCCGGCTTGGTCGACGAGTTGCGGGTATTCGTCGGACCGAAGGTGATCGGCGGCCGCGACGCCCCCACGCTGGCCGACGGCGAGGGCTTCGTCGCGGACTTCCCGACGCTCGAACTCGAGAGCGTCGAGCGGCTCGACGACGGCGTCCTGTTGACGTGGCTGGCCGGCGGCCAGTAG
- a CDS encoding NADH-ubiquinone oxidoreductase-F iron-sulfur binding region domain-containing protein, with the protein MDERSEPTGDDAPVIRVAGGSRSRRRTHRALEEIRSAAADGDTTVLETGPTGLRRDEPLILLTRDGRTAFHSAPVTGRLESLVETLERGGLPTDDAIAVVDHESEPSSLPAPDEGALSVGRRRVLGRCGWIESASVPKPDADASAAELASDEPETALSRVREVGLLGRGRGDWCADEPVHEEWEVAREAAAEGGEDREPVVVVNANESDDRNETDRTLLEGAAGEVLDGALAVAELVGAADVVVYCNENDDAARERVRDAARNAAEALTDRLGRDEGPEVVVGPDRYIATEPTMALEAMEGNDRLEARLRPPSPAEHGLYGRPTVVHTPRTVAQVRQAMLEPDAFDADDADPGTRLVTVTGDVDATATVELPTGGTLEAVREAVDLEGRFKMACVGGQFGGFARSLSHSPSAPALEGAGLGTAGVVELLNEDTCVLAAAGRRSNFAVEENCGRCVTCREGSQQLTGMLRDVYAGEYRDAKIRELTRVMGETSICQFGRTAIRPAVTAMREFEREVAAHAEGRCPSGECAPGNGGSGSGSGSGSSTDTGVSTDGGRAR; encoded by the coding sequence ATGGACGAACGGAGCGAGCCGACCGGCGACGACGCGCCCGTGATCCGCGTCGCCGGCGGTTCCAGAAGCCGGCGACGGACGCACCGCGCGCTCGAGGAGATTCGGTCGGCGGCCGCGGACGGCGATACGACGGTCCTCGAGACGGGACCGACCGGACTCCGACGCGACGAACCCCTGATTCTTCTCACCCGCGACGGTCGGACGGCGTTTCACTCGGCGCCGGTGACCGGTCGCCTCGAGTCGCTGGTCGAAACGCTCGAGCGGGGCGGCCTCCCGACCGACGACGCGATCGCCGTCGTCGACCACGAGTCTGAGCCGTCGTCGCTGCCGGCGCCGGACGAGGGAGCGCTCTCGGTGGGTCGACGCCGCGTTCTCGGCCGCTGCGGCTGGATCGAGTCCGCGTCGGTTCCGAAGCCCGACGCCGACGCGTCGGCGGCCGAACTGGCCAGCGACGAGCCCGAGACGGCCCTCTCGCGCGTCCGCGAGGTCGGCCTGCTGGGTCGCGGCCGCGGCGACTGGTGCGCCGACGAACCGGTCCACGAGGAGTGGGAGGTGGCCCGCGAGGCGGCTGCAGAGGGCGGCGAGGACCGCGAACCCGTTGTCGTCGTCAACGCCAACGAGAGCGACGACCGCAACGAGACCGACCGGACCCTGCTCGAGGGCGCGGCGGGCGAGGTGCTCGACGGCGCGCTCGCGGTCGCCGAACTCGTCGGTGCCGCGGACGTCGTCGTCTACTGCAACGAGAACGACGACGCGGCTCGCGAGCGCGTCCGCGACGCCGCCCGGAACGCGGCGGAGGCGCTCACCGACCGACTCGGCCGGGACGAGGGCCCCGAAGTCGTCGTCGGCCCCGACCGCTACATCGCCACCGAGCCGACGATGGCCCTCGAGGCGATGGAAGGAAACGACCGGCTCGAGGCGCGTCTGCGCCCACCCTCGCCCGCGGAACACGGCCTCTACGGCCGGCCGACCGTCGTCCACACGCCGCGGACGGTGGCGCAGGTTCGTCAGGCGATGCTCGAGCCGGACGCGTTCGACGCCGACGACGCCGATCCCGGGACGCGACTCGTGACCGTCACCGGCGACGTGGACGCGACGGCGACCGTGGAACTGCCGACCGGCGGGACGCTCGAGGCCGTCCGCGAGGCGGTCGACCTCGAGGGCCGGTTCAAGATGGCCTGCGTGGGCGGGCAGTTCGGCGGCTTCGCGCGGTCGCTTTCTCACTCGCCGTCGGCGCCGGCGCTCGAGGGCGCCGGTCTCGGAACGGCGGGCGTCGTCGAACTGCTGAACGAGGACACCTGCGTCCTCGCGGCGGCCGGGCGCCGGTCGAATTTCGCGGTGGAGGAAAACTGCGGCCGGTGTGTCACCTGCCGCGAGGGATCGCAGCAACTCACGGGGATGCTCCGGGACGTCTACGCCGGCGAGTACCGGGACGCGAAGATCCGTGAACTGACTCGCGTGATGGGTGAGACGAGCATCTGCCAGTTCGGCCGAACGGCGATCCGGCCGGCGGTCACGGCGATGCGCGAGTTCGAGCGCGAGGTCGCCGCCCACGCCGAGGGGCGCTGTCCGAGCGGGGAGTGTGCGCCCGGGAACGGCGGCTCCGGCTCCGGCTCCGGAAGCGGCTCGAGTACCGACACCGGCGTCAGTACGGACGGGGGACGAGCGCGATGA